A region of the Streptomyces sp. NBC_00442 genome:
TCGCGGAGCTGAAGCGACGGGCCGTCGCGGAGTTCGTCTCGCAGACCGGCCCCCTGGGCCCGGACCCGGCCGACGCGGCTGTTCTGCCGCCCGATGAACTCGCCCACCACCTGCGGGACTTCGAGGTGTTCTTCACATGAGCAGCCACTCCACTCCGGCCTCGTACTTCGACGCCATGTACAGCGGCTCCGAGGACCCGTGGCATTTGGCCGACCGCTGGTACGAGCGGCGCAAGTACGATCTGACGGTCGCCGCCCTGCCCCGGGAGCGCTACCGGCGCGCCTTCGAACCGGCTTGTTCCGTCGGGGAGTTGACCCGGCGCCTGGCGGTACGGTGCGATGCGGTGCTGGCCTGCGACCGCGTGCCCGAAGCCGTCGCCACGGCCCGGCGGCGCACCCGCCGGCACCCGTGGGTGAGCGTGCGGCACATGATCGTTCCCGGCCAGTGGCCCGAGGGCACCTTCGACTTGATCGTGCTGTCCGAGCTCCTGTACTACCTCGACGACACGACGCTGCGCACCTTGCTGGAGCGGGCGGTCACCTCCCTGGAGGCCGGCGGCACCCTGGCCACCGTGCACTGGAACCACCCCGTCCCCGAACACCTCTCGACCGGGGGCGGCATCGCCGACGCGCTGACGGACGTGCCGGGACTGGTGCTCCTGGCCGATCACCGGGAGGACGACTTCGTCCTGCAGATCCATCAGCGCCTGCTCGCCGACGGGAGCCCGCCGGCCACGCCCGCCGAGCGGGAGGGCCTGGCATGAGGGTCGAGGCCGTCGCGGTCGTCCTCCCCGCACACGACGAGGAGTCGCTCCTGCCGGTCGCGCTCGAAGCCGTCCGCATCGCGAGCGGGCATCCCCGCGTGGAGCGGGTCCGTGTGCTGATCGTGGTCGTAGCGGACGCCTGCCGGGACCGCACCGCCCGAGTCGCCCGCGCCGCGGGAGCCGCAGTCGTCACGTGCGATGCCCGGAACCCCGGTCTGGCCCGCGCGGCCGGCGCCGCGCACGCGCTGCGCGCACTCGACACGGCCGCGGAGCACATCTGGATCGCCACCACCGACGCCGACAGCGAGGTCCCGCCCCACTGGCTGGCTCATCAACTCGCCCGCGCGCGGGAGGGGTGGGAGGCGGTCGTGGGCACCGTCACCCTGCCGGCCGGCTCGTCCGTGACGAACGTGCACCGTGTCCGCTACGAGGCGACCCGGCCGTCCCACGGCATCTGGCACCACCCGCACGTCCACGGCGCCAACCTCGGTGTCACCGCGGCCGCCTACCTCTCCGTCGGCGGCTTCCCCGCCCTCACCGTGGGTGAGGATCGTGCGCTCGTCGCGGCCCTGCGCCGAGGGGGCCACCGCGTGCTCGCCACGGCGGCCTGCCCGGTCCTCACCTCTCCCCGTCTCCGGGGCCGCGCCCACGGCGGATTCGCGGACCATTTGACGACCCTGACGCGGCGAAGCACCCAAGAACACCAGAAGGCCGCCGACTGAAACCCGGCCCGCCGCGCCCACCGTACGACGGGCGCCGCGCGCCGTCGATCACTCGCCGGCGTTCCGGGTCTCGCGCAGCCACCCGATGCCTCATTATGCTGAACTCTCGATTGCTGAAACGAATATGACGGGGAATCAGTGACGGACGAGAGGCGCGGTTCGGGATGGACGGGGGCAGGGGTGGTGAGCGCCGCCCTGGCCGTCGCCGCTTTTTTCGGCGTGCACAACGTCGACCAGGTGAAGAGCTGGTTGGGTGACACGGCCTCGTCCACGCCGAGTGCGACGCCCAGCACGGGCCGCCCGTGCCTCGGAGTGCACTGCGGTCAGGTCTACTTCGTGACGTCGGGATGGCAGGCGGCAGGTCCCTGCTCCAGCCAGGGTTGCCCCTTGACCGGCGTCTTCGACAACCAAGGCAGCGAACAGGGCTCCGCCTCGGTGACCTTCACCCTGCACTTCAAGAAAAGTGACGGGTACACCAACGAGGCGGACGGCATCGGCACCTGTACGGCGGTCATACCGACCACACCGGGGCACGGCTCGACCTCGGCGGGATGCACCGTCTACCCCACGGCGAAACTCGACGGACGCAGGATGGGGGTCACGACGGCCGTTTGGAACCCGATCGGGTAAGCCCCCGCCGTCGCCCCCGCGACCCGCGCGACCCGCGTAACCCCCGGGTCCCCGTGGCCCACGCGACCCGTGTAACCCCAGGTCCTCGTGGCCCCCGGTTCAGCGCAGGCGTCGTGCGCGCAGCACCACGTCGTCGGTGTGGTGCGCGCCCGCGCCCCCGTCGGGTGCGACGCGGGGGCGCTGCTCGTCCACCTCGACCTGCCAGTCGCCGTTCAGCAGCGCCGCGACCATCGAGGGCCAGACGTAGTCGGCCGGGTCGAAGGCGCTGTCCTCCTCGGGCGGACGGGTCTCCATCCCCGCATGATGGACCAGCAGCAGGACGCCGCCGGGCGCGACGGCATCGAGCAGGGCGCGCTCGGCGGCGGCGTCGGGGGTGCGCAGCAGGGCCGGGTACTGCGCGGAGACCAGATCGAAGGAGGCCGAAGGGAGCCGCGCCTCGGCCAGCGCGGCGTGAACCCAGCGCACGGTGACACCGGCGTCCCGCGCATGCGCGGCCGCCCGCTCCAGCGCCACTCCCGAGACCTCCAGAGCGGTCACGTCCCAGCCGCCGCGTGCGAGCCAGATGGCGTCCGCGCCTTCCCCACAGCCGACGTCGAGCACGCGCGCGGGTGCGAGCCCGGCGACCTCGGCGACGAGTGCGCCGTTGGGGCTACCGCTCCACAACTGCTGCCGTTCGGCGTACCGGTTGTCCCATTCGTCACGTACCGCGGGGTCTCCGATGTAACCGTCGACCGCCGACGAGGTGGTGGCCGTGGAAGATGCTTCTGCGATGTTGTCGGTCATCGGCCCACCATCGTTCCCGGCGCCCAGAAGGTCCACTCCTGTTGCCGATCCGGCAACACCCACCCCGGGTGAGGACCACCGGCCGCCCTGAGCGATGGCTGGGTGCCGCCTGCGGCGCGAAGGCAACCCGACGATCGACGCAGCACATTCGAACCGGATCCACCGATCACAGCCGCATCCGCCGGCGTGACGTAGGCTCATGCCTCGCGTTTACGATGTCCACGCACGAGGGAGGACGGGACCGGCCATGAGGGAAGGGATGCTGCCTCCGGGCCAACGTCCGGCCAAGGGGTGGCCCATCTCGCACTACGGGCCGGTGCCGCGTTTCCGCGAGGACCGGTGGAGCCTCCAGGTCTTCGGCGCGACCGCGAACAGGCAGACCTACTCCTGGACCTTCGCCGAGATCTCCGCCCTGCCCAAGGTCACCGTGCACGCCGACCTGCACTGCGCATCCGGCACCAGCACCAGCGGTCACACCTTCTTCGGTGTGCCGGCGAGCACCGTACTCGGTCTCGCCCCGCCCGCCGACGGAGTTTCACACGTCATGGCCTGGGCCGAATACGGGTACAGCGCCAACCTCCGCCTCGCCGACTTCACCGCCGAGACCACCGTCATGGCCACCCACCACGACGACGAACCGCTGACCGTCGAACACGGCTTCCCGCTCCGTCTCGTGGTTCCTCACCTGTTCGGCTACAAGGGCCCGAAGTGGCTGCGCGGGATCGAGTACATGACGCAGGACCGTCGCGGATTCTGGGAAGAGCGCGGCTATCACAACCTCGCCGATCCCTGGGCGGGCCAGCGCCACTCCTATCAGGAGGACGACGACCGGTAGGGCGCGGCCACGGTCCGCACACCACGAGCGCCCCGCCGGAGCGGCCGCCCCCGCGGCCGGCTCACGATTCCTTGGCCACGATCTCACCGGTGGACGGGGCCGACCGCCTTCGCCGGTACATCACCACCCCGCACATGACGAGGCAGAGGACGGCCACGGCGAACACTCCGAGGGTCGTCCGCTCGGCGAAGAGCCGTCCCAGCACCTTGAACACGGCGAGGCCCGCGGTCGCGTACATCAGCGCCCAGGCCGCTCCGCCCACGAACAGGGCGGGCAGGTAGCGCGACAACGGCATGCGCAGGGTGCCTGCGAGGAAGTTCGCGGCGGTCTGGAAACCGACCGTGAGGAAGGAGACGGCCACGACCGGCGCGCCCCATCGCTGGATCGCCCGCTCGGCGCGCCCGAACTTCGCCGAGGAGATTCGTCCGGCGAACCTGCTGCGCCGGGCACCGGCGGCGGTGAGCCACCCCACGGCGAACGTCCCCCCGGCGCGGAGCAGGACGATCACATACAGGGCTCCGGCGGTGAGCAGCACGTCACCCACGACGCCACGCTCCGCACCCCGGCCCCATCGCGTGCCTCATCCGCATGGCGTCCCGCCCCGGTGGGCGCAAGCCCTGTGGTCACCGTCTCCCACTTGCGCCCCACCTCTACCCGTACCGTTCCATGGGTTTGCGCCTTCAGTGGCGAAACCCAAACCCGCACGCCTTTCGGCCCGGCACATCGAGCCTAACCGAACACGCACACGGGCCGGCGGCCTCCCGTACGGCCCCCTTCTTCGCGTACCGGCCCGTTCCCTCTTCGCGTACCGGCCCGTTCCCGCGTGCGGCCGCCCGCTCCGCGCGCCGGGTCTCCGCGCGCCGGCTCAGCCCTGCGCCAGCTCCGCCACGGGCTGCCACTTCTCCCACACCGCGAGACGCTGCTCGTAGTCGGCCTTGGCGATGCCCAGGGGCGCCGAACCGAAGAAGCAGCGCAGCGGAGGCTCGTCGGCGTCGATGATCCGCAGCACGGCAGCGGCGGACGCGGTCGGGTCTCCCGGCGTGCCGACGCGCTTGCGGCGCTGTTCCTGCACCTGCTGGTGGAAGTCGGCGTACGCCGGCAACGGCTCGGACGTGCTGGATGAGGAACCCGCCCAGTCGGTGGCGAACCCACCGGGCTCGATCAGTGTCACCTTGATGCCGAACGGCGCCACTTCCTGGGCCAGTGCCTGGCTCATGCCCTCCAGCGCCCACTTCGACGCGTGGTAGATCCCGACCAGCGGGAAGGCGCTGATGCCACCGATGGAGGAGACCTGGAGGATGTGACCGCTGCCCTGCTCGCGCAGGAACGGCAGCGCCGCCTGCGTGATCCACAGGGCACCGAACAGGTTGGTCTCCAGTTGTGCGCGCGCCTCGGCCTCGGTGAGTTCTTCGATCAGGCCGAAGTGACCGTAACCGGCGTTGTTGACCACCACGTCGAGACGCCCGAACCGTTCGTGCGCCTGCCGTACGGCGTCGAAGTCGGCGTCACGGTCCGTCACGTCGAGGCGCAGAGGCAGCAGCCTCTCTCCGTACTTCTCCCGAAGGTCACCCAGCGTGGAGAGGTCGCGCGCGGTCGCGGCCACCGAATCGCCGCGTTCGAGGGCGGCGATGGCCCACTCCCTGCCGAAGCCGCGCGAGGCGCCGGTGATGAACCAGATCTTCTGCGTCATGGTGCACTCCTCGAGAAAGCTCGTCATCCGTGCGGTCGGCACGTCACGGTGTTGCTCCCCCAGCCAACACCCTGGAGTGTGCTCCAAGGCAACCCCGGCAGTTCCGGTGCCGGGATCGGGGGGCCGTCGTGACCCTTCACCTCTCCGAACCTCGAACCCGTCATCCACCCCGAACGCCAGCTGCATCTGGAGGTTTCCTCGCTGCGGCACCTGGACTCACCGCTTGAGCATCATGTGTTTCCGGCGCTGGGGAGCCGGCGGCTGGGCTGCTTGGACCACAAGGTGGTCGACGGGTTCATCGAGACCACCGAACGCAACGGTGCGGGCCTGGCCACGCACTGGCACGGCGCCTAGATCACCGCGATCGGTACGACCAGTCGTTCGGGTGCCTCACTGAGCAACGTGCCCGCGCGGGAGACACGTTGGCCCGACCGATGGTTCAACTGGCGCCCTGCCCGCTTCAGGAGTGCCGCCTGCACTTCACTCGGGGTGGCGTGCCTGCCAGTACGGGTTGTCGTGGGGCAGTGTGCCGCTGACTCGGCCGTACATGCCGAACGTCATGAGCATGATCCCGACGACGAAGCTGAACAGCACGTTCTGGATGTGGAACGCCAGGAAGTTGAAGCGGCTGTCGAGGAGGGCAAGACTGGCGAACCCGGCTAGCAGGAACGCTGTCCCGGTGGCCATGTTGATACTGGACGCCGTGTTGCCGCCCCGGACCGCGCCGGCCAGGAGCAGGGCGCCGACCGCGATGGACACGGCGCTCAGCGCACCGTTGCTGTTCAGGCCCAGGACCATGTTGGCGCCGGTGCTGAAGAAGCCGATCTGGTCGATGAGCCCGAGGATGCCGAACGTGACCAGGAACAGGCCCGCGGCCCCGGCGCCGAAGCGATAGACGCGGCTCAGGCGGTGATCGACGGGAAGGTGCTCATCCAGCACCACGTGCCGCCGAAGTCTCGTATGTGTGCTGCCGATCGTGGCCATGTTCCTGGCCCCCTTCATTCCTGCTCTTGACAGAACCAGACGTCCCAGCCGGTGAGGCGGGGTGCACGAGCCGGGCCGCTGCCGTAAGCGGTCCCTCACTTCACGGATACGGCAGCGCGCCCCGCTCACCTGGTATTCGTTGCCGGCCGCTGCCCCGCTTGGTGCCGGGCACCGGATTCTCGAAGACCTCCCTCATGCGCCGGCGGCGTAGGCCCTCGCACGGGCGGGGATCATCAGTGGAATACCTTTGCGGCGCGGCGAGGCGCTGGGCCCGACGGGCAACGGCGGCGCTCCAGGTGACCGGGCGGGAACGGCTGCGGTGGACAGCGGCCCCGCCCGGGGGGAGATAATGCATGTGTATGGCGCGCCGGATTCCCTCACTTGGCGTTTGGACGAGGAGCGCCCCTACGGGTGTGGCCCCCCACGCTTCCGGCAGCGCGAGCCCCTTTTTTCTGAGGGCTCTTTCCAGCGACGGGCCTTTGCCCGCCCTTCCTGTGACGAAGGGAAAATCAGTGACTTCCACACGTACGCGCCGTGCTGCGACATGGGCCGCAGCACTCACCTTGCCGCTGTCGGTGGCTCTCCTTGCCCCGTCGGCGGCGCACGCCGCGGATAGCGCCACGCAGCCCTTCGGGTCCGGATGTTCCTCCGTCCCCAAGCAGGGCTCGGGCAGCTTCTCCGGCATGGCCAAGGACCCGGTCGCCACCGCCGCGTCCAGCAATCCCGCCTTGTCCACGCTGGTGACCGCGGTCAAGAAGGCCGGCCTCGTCGACACCCTCAACAACGCCAAGAACATCACGGTGTTCGCCCCGACCAACGCGGCATTCGCGAAGATCCCCAAGGCCACGCTGGACAAGGTTCTGGCCAACAAAGCGGACCTCACGAAGATCCTCACGTACCACGTCGTCGGTGAGAAGCTCACCCCGAACCAGCTGAAGAACGGATCGTTCACGACGCTGGAGAAGAGCAAAGTCACGACGTCCGCATCGGGCGACACCTACAAGGTGAACAAGACCGCCACGGTGGTCTGCGGCAACGTGCCGACCGCCAACGCCACCGTGTACATCATCGACAGCGTCCTCATGCCTTCCGACATGATGGGCAACATGAAGTAGCTCGTGTCTCCGCAGGCCGCCCCCGTTCGCCGCAATCCGGGCGTAAGCGCGTTCTGGCCGCGCGGCGCGGTCTGCGGACGCCCGCCGCTGTACCACTCCACTCAACTCGCCGCAGACGCACCGGGCCGACTTCGCCGGTTCGGTGCGTCTGCGGCCTACTGCACGGTGACGACGACGGAGTGCCAGCCACTCGCACCGTCGGGAATGGTCGGGGTCCGCTTCTCCGTCTGCACCGTTCCGGTGCGGTCGGTGGCGCGGACGGTGAGAGTGTGACTGCCGGAGGTCGTCGCCTTCCAGGGGAAGGACCACTGGCGCCAGGTGTCCGTGGTGTCCTGTGCGGCGAGGTCGGCCGGCTGCCACGGCCCGTCATCGACGCGGATTTCGACCCGGTCGATACCGCGGTGCTGGGCCCAGGCGACGCCGGCGACCATCACCGTCCCCTTCGCCGGGCGGGCGAACGGTTTGGGCGTGTCGATCCGCGATTCCGTCTTGATCGGGCCCCGGCGCGCCCAACTGCGCTTGACCCAGTACGAGTCGTAGGCATCGAAGGTTGTCAGCTCGAGGTCCTCGATCCACTTGCACGCTGATACGTAACCGAACAGGCCGGGAACGAGCATGCGGACCGGGAAGCCGTGCTCAAAGGGCAACGGCTGGCCATTCATGCCGACCGCGAGCATGGCGTCCCGGCCGTCCATGACGTCCTCGACCGGGCTGCCGATCGTCATCCCGTCCACCGACCTTGCCACCAGCTGATCTGCCGGCCCGCCCTTCGACGGCGGCTGAACCCCCGCCTCCCGAAGGAGATCGGTGAGCCGCACGCCGATCCAGCGGGCGTTGCCGATGTAGGGGCCGCCGACTTCGTTGGAAACGCATGCCAGGGTGACGTCCCTCTCGATGAGTTCCCCCGCCCGGCCGTGAATCAGATCGTCGAAGGTGACGGTGCGCGGCCGCGACACGCCCTTGCCGTGGACCGTCAGACGCCAGGTAGTGGCATCGACTTTCGGCACCACCAGCGCGGTGTCGACCCGGTAGAAGTCGGCATTCGGAGTGAAGAAGGGGCTGATTCCCGGGATCCGCAGCTCGGCGCCTTTGGGCACCGGAGCTGCGGGAGAAGCCGGGCGGGGCAGGACCACCTTGGAGCGGGATGCGACCGCGCTCTGGCCGCTGGAACCGTTCAGCGACAGGCCGAGCCAGCCCGCCCCCGTGGATGCGGCCGCGGCAGCGGTCGCGGCCACGACGAACCCACGGCGGTCCCACCCCTCCCCCGCCGCGCCACCAGCCGAGGGAGGTTCCGGCTCGTCGACGGTCGCGTTGGAGCCTGCCGATGGGACCCGACGATCGGCGGCATCCGGTTCACCTACGGCGCGGTGGGGCGAACGGTGCGTTTGCAGGCGGCCGATCAGCCAGAACAACAGCCCAGCGGCAACCACCGTCCCGACGATCGACGGCACCGCGTCTGCTGCTCCGGTGGAGTCGGGGCGGCTGGTCGCCGCGAGCGCCCCCACCCCACCGAAGAGCAGCACCCCAGCAGCGCCGATCCTCCGGTAGCGCAACGCGACAACGCCGAGCAGCATCGCGAAGAGTGCCAGGACCGCAAGGATGCCCAGCTGAAGGACGAGTTTGTCGTTCGTGCCGAAATGACGGATCGCCCAGTCCTTGACCGCGGGCGGCGTCCGGTCGATCGCGGCGCCCCCCACAGCAACCACCGGGCTCGCCTGAGGGCGCACCGCGGCCGACACCAACTCCGCCACCGCCAACGCCGCGTACCCGGCCAGCAGACCGCTCAAGGCCGCCAGCACTACGCGAATCCAGCCACTCCAAAGCTTCGCCATGCATCGTATTCGACACCGCACACCCCCAAGGAGACCGTCAACGCGTGCTCAATGCGACCAGGAGCCACACGGATGGCCGCTGGACTCTCGCGGAGGAGGGAGCAGCGTTGAGGGCCAGGCAAACGCGCATGGCGCAGCGGTGTGGCTCCGCGGCCGGCGTTCACACCGATCACGCCCACAGCGCCGACCATCACGAGGCGCTCGCGGATCACGCCTCGGCCTGACGGCCGCAAGGCCCAGGAGCGCGGTGGCGCGGTGGCCCGGTGGCGCGGTGGCCCGGTGGCCTCACAGTCGCCGGGCCCAGCCCTTCGCGACCCCGCCAGTCATGGGGCGGAGTGCCCATCAATGATCCGCACACTGATGCTCGGCCAGGAGTGCTTCACGGAGCTGCTGGGCCGCGGCGTCCGGGGGCAGATCCAGGAGGTCGGCTGCCTCGCGGTATGTATGACCGCCGAGAAGAACCAGGCCCAGGAGCGCCTGTTCGGTCGAGCAGAATGACTCGGGCGAGACCGACGGGGATGGCCTGCTGCGGATACCTTTCCGTTGGTCGGCGGCGGGCCCGCTGATCGCGGGACGCACGCTTCGATCAGGATATTGGGGCGGGCAGCCCGCTGCCCGCCAGAGTTCCTCGGCGAGGCGGCGCCGTTGGCAGCGCGGGTCATCCGCAAGGTCGTGCGGATGCGCGCCGAGGCAGGCCATGGCCGTGACGAAGGCACTGCTTGCCTTGCGGTTGTCCTCGCACAGCAATCGGGCGAGGGCGAAGAGCGGCTCGGCGTGCTGGTCGTACGCCTCGCCGAACTGCCCTCCAGTCCGGGGGCCCGATTCAGCGTCAACACGGCTGGCATCTTGGCTCGGGGTGTGCGCGTGCTGGAGAGTGTGTTTCATGATCGGCACCGCCTGCGGCCGGAGGGATCGGACGGCCGGGTCTGGGGCGCGTAACTCCACCCTAGACCTCTCGTCCGAACTCGTCTGCCCCGCCGAAATCGCCCGAGCACAGCGACGGGTGCGCACGAGGCGGCATCCGGCGGCACATGCGGATCGGGGAACGGCGCCACCGCTGCCCCGTTGGCCGAGTGCGTCGGATCGAGCGGTCCAGCCGATGGTTTCTGTGGTGTGCTTGCCGTCAGCTGAGACGCCGCCGCCGGGTATCTCGTTGAGGCGGATGCTGAACCCGGTGCTACTCACGTTGTGCAGCCGGACGCCCCGCGTTTCCGGGCCGGTGCAGGTCTGCACGGTTACCCGCACGATCACGCCCGAGCCCGCCGGGAACGGAGTGGGCAAGTCGACCTGCCTGAAGGGTGCGCACAGCCGAGGAAAAAGCCTTTCCCGGCACCTTCGCGAGCTACGCCCAGACTCGCCGACAACATCACGCCTGCAAGCTCAGTAGCGGAACGGTGTCACGTGATGGGTGTGACGGCGGTGATAGTGAGCCCGACACCGACGATGACGACAAGGACCGCGGTCATCCCGGGCCCGATTCCTGCGAGGTGACGCAGAGCAGCTCGCGATCGAGCGGAGAGCCTCGGTGTGCGCGTTTCCAGGTGGTCGCGGAGGCGCACGAGGAGGAGTCCCGCCGCGGTGAGGGTGGCGGCCATGCCGAGGCCGTAGGCGACGACGAGGAGGACCCCGAAGGCGGTGCGTCCCAGGGCGACGGCGCCGAGGAGAACGACGAGGGCGGAGGGGCTGGGGACCAGACCGCCGGCGATGCCCATCCCGATGAGCCCGCCGCGCCTCTGCCGACGGGCATGCGCGTGATGGTGGTGGAGAGCACTGCTGGAGGGGCTGGTTTCCGTTTTGGTGAGCGTGGCCACCGCGCCAGGCTCTCCCTGCACCGGCGTGACCGGGCGCCGGCGCTGCGGCAGGCGGTCCTTGAGGCTCCAAGGGGCTCCGGGGGGCGGGGGGTTGTCGTGGCTGTGGTGGTGGCCGTGACCATGATCGTGGCCGTGGCCGTGGTCGGATTCATCATCGTGATGGTGGTTGCCGTCGCCATGATGATGGTGACGGTGGCCCGAGCCGTGGTGATGATGGTGACCGTGGGATGGCCGGCCGCGCAGGTTGGCGATCAGGAGCCACAGGCCGATGCCAGTGACGATCAACCCGCTGGCGGCACCGAGCCATTTCAGGACGGTTTCGCCGGCGAGGTGTGTGGCGGAGGGCAGCACGAGTCCGAGTACGAGGACGCCTGCGGTGTGGGTGAGGGTGACGGTCGCTCCGACGGTGAAGGCGTCGCGCTTGGTTCCACGTCGTCCGGCGAGGTAGGCGGCCATGATGGTCTTGCCGTGTCCGGGCAGCACCGCATGTGAGGCGCCCAGGACAAGAGCCAGGAGGACGGCCAGGAGGCCGACGGGCAAGGTCAGTTGGCGGTCACCGATCAGCGAGTCGAAGCGCGCGGTAACGGCCTCGGAAATCCCCGAGGCCCAGCCGCTCCCTGGCAGGACCGCTCCTCCGGGTCCGCTTGCCGTGATCCCGGGTTCGGTGTGCATGTGTGCGGTGTGCTGGTTGAGCGGGCTCGCGGTGGGATCCGCCGGGTAGTGGCGCAGCTCATCGGTGGGTGAGGTGGCGGGGAGTTCCGTGCCGGTGATCGCCAGCCCCTGGCCGTGAGCGGTCATCTCACGCCAGCCGATCCGCTGGGTGTCGTAGGTGGTGCGGACGTTGATGTCGGCGGGTTGGGCGAGGTCGGCGGTAGCCCCGTAGGTGCAGGTCAGGCGGCTGGTCTTGAGGCCGGCCTGACCGCCCTCGTAGGTCAGACCGTGCGCGTCCGAACTCCAGCTCAGCGAACGGGTGTTGACGTCGACGTGGAGTTGCCTGCCCAGCTCGGCGCAGGCGAGGTGGCTGTACGCGCGGACCTCGTCCTGCGTGGTGTCGCCGTCGTGGTTCAGGTCGATGCGGGTGCGTTCCTGGAGGGTGGAGATCTCCGCGCGGTCGACGATCACTGTCGCTTCGACGCGGTCGGGGCGCAGGGTGAGACCCGTGTGGTAGTTCACGGTGAAGTTGCCCAGGGGGTGGGCGAGGGCGGCATGGGCCGCGGAGAGCATGACCGCTGAGGCGAAGGCTGTCGCGACGGCGGTGGTCGCCGTGCGGCGCAGGGTGAGATTCATGAGGTGGTGCCGATCCGCAGGAGCAGGGCACGCGCGGCGGGTGCGTGCAGGGGATGGAAGTGGGGATCGAGCCGCAGTGCCGCCTGAAGGTCCGCGCGGGCTTCGGTGTCGTCGCCGAGAGCGTGGTGGATGACGGCGCGGTGGTAGTGGAACAGCGCGCTGTGCGTGCCGAGGGCCAGGGCCTGGTCGGCCTGGTCGAGGGCCTGCTGGTCCTGTCCTGCTTGGTGCAGGGCCCAGGCGTAGGCGTCATGGATGGCGAGGAACGGCCTTGTTCGCAGGGCTTCTTGGCCCATGGCGGCGGCCTGTTCGGGGCGGCCGTGGTCGGCTTCGAAGAGGATGGCGTCGGTGTCGGGCGGGTTGTTCCCGGTGCGGCGGAGAGTGTCCTGGGCGCGGAGCACGTCGTATTGGGCGTCGGCTTCGGCCTGATGGTCCAGAGACTGCTGGAGTTCGCCGAGTCCGAGGAGGTAGTGCGGCA
Encoded here:
- a CDS encoding class I SAM-dependent methyltransferase → MTDNIAEASSTATTSSAVDGYIGDPAVRDEWDNRYAERQQLWSGSPNGALVAEVAGLAPARVLDVGCGEGADAIWLARGGWDVTALEVSGVALERAAAHARDAGVTVRWVHAALAEARLPSASFDLVSAQYPALLRTPDAAAERALLDAVAPGGVLLLVHHAGMETRPPEEDSAFDPADYVWPSMVAALLNGDWQVEVDEQRPRVAPDGGAGAHHTDDVVLRARRLR
- a CDS encoding SDR family oxidoreductase, translated to MTQKIWFITGASRGFGREWAIAALERGDSVAATARDLSTLGDLREKYGERLLPLRLDVTDRDADFDAVRQAHERFGRLDVVVNNAGYGHFGLIEELTEAEARAQLETNLFGALWITQAALPFLREQGSGHILQVSSIGGISAFPLVGIYHASKWALEGMSQALAQEVAPFGIKVTLIEPGGFATDWAGSSSSTSEPLPAYADFHQQVQEQRRKRVGTPGDPTASAAAVLRIIDADEPPLRCFFGSAPLGIAKADYEQRLAVWEKWQPVAELAQG
- a CDS encoding class I SAM-dependent methyltransferase — protein: MSSHSTPASYFDAMYSGSEDPWHLADRWYERRKYDLTVAALPRERYRRAFEPACSVGELTRRLAVRCDAVLACDRVPEAVATARRRTRRHPWVSVRHMIVPGQWPEGTFDLIVLSELLYYLDDTTLRTLLERAVTSLEAGGTLATVHWNHPVPEHLSTGGGIADALTDVPGLVLLADHREDDFVLQIHQRLLADGSPPATPAEREGLA
- a CDS encoding glycosyltransferase, whose translation is MRVEAVAVVLPAHDEESLLPVALEAVRIASGHPRVERVRVLIVVVADACRDRTARVARAAGAAVVTCDARNPGLARAAGAAHALRALDTAAEHIWIATTDADSEVPPHWLAHQLARAREGWEAVVGTVTLPAGSSVTNVHRVRYEATRPSHGIWHHPHVHGANLGVTAAAYLSVGGFPALTVGEDRALVAALRRGGHRVLATAACPVLTSPRLRGRAHGGFADHLTTLTRRSTQEHQKAAD
- a CDS encoding fasciclin domain-containing protein, with protein sequence MTSTRTRRAATWAAALTLPLSVALLAPSAAHAADSATQPFGSGCSSVPKQGSGSFSGMAKDPVATAASSNPALSTLVTAVKKAGLVDTLNNAKNITVFAPTNAAFAKIPKATLDKVLANKADLTKILTYHVVGEKLTPNQLKNGSFTTLEKSKVTTSASGDTYKVNKTATVVCGNVPTANATVYIIDSVLMPSDMMGNMK
- a CDS encoding molybdopterin-dependent oxidoreductase, translating into MREGMLPPGQRPAKGWPISHYGPVPRFREDRWSLQVFGATANRQTYSWTFAEISALPKVTVHADLHCASGTSTSGHTFFGVPASTVLGLAPPADGVSHVMAWAEYGYSANLRLADFTAETTVMATHHDDEPLTVEHGFPLRLVVPHLFGYKGPKWLRGIEYMTQDRRGFWEERGYHNLADPWAGQRHSYQEDDDR
- a CDS encoding DedA family protein, with translation MGDVLLTAGALYVIVLLRAGGTFAVGWLTAAGARRSRFAGRISSAKFGRAERAIQRWGAPVVAVSFLTVGFQTAANFLAGTLRMPLSRYLPALFVGGAAWALMYATAGLAVFKVLGRLFAERTTLGVFAVAVLCLVMCGVVMYRRRRSAPSTGEIVAKES
- a CDS encoding DUF4383 domain-containing protein, whose protein sequence is MATIGSTHTRLRRHVVLDEHLPVDHRLSRVYRFGAGAAGLFLVTFGILGLIDQIGFFSTGANMVLGLNSNGALSAVSIAVGALLLAGAVRGGNTASSINMATGTAFLLAGFASLALLDSRFNFLAFHIQNVLFSFVVGIMLMTFGMYGRVSGTLPHDNPYWQARHPE
- a CDS encoding molybdopterin-dependent oxidoreductase produces the protein MAKLWSGWIRVVLAALSGLLAGYAALAVAELVSAAVRPQASPVVAVGGAAIDRTPPAVKDWAIRHFGTNDKLVLQLGILAVLALFAMLLGVVALRYRRIGAAGVLLFGGVGALAATSRPDSTGAADAVPSIVGTVVAAGLLFWLIGRLQTHRSPHRAVGEPDAADRRVPSAGSNATVDEPEPPSAGGAAGEGWDRRGFVVAATAAAAASTGAGWLGLSLNGSSGQSAVASRSKVVLPRPASPAAPVPKGAELRIPGISPFFTPNADFYRVDTALVVPKVDATTWRLTVHGKGVSRPRTVTFDDLIHGRAGELIERDVTLACVSNEVGGPYIGNARWIGVRLTDLLREAGVQPPSKGGPADQLVARSVDGMTIGSPVEDVMDGRDAMLAVGMNGQPLPFEHGFPVRMLVPGLFGYVSACKWIEDLELTTFDAYDSYWVKRSWARRGPIKTESRIDTPKPFARPAKGTVMVAGVAWAQHRGIDRVEIRVDDGPWQPADLAAQDTTDTWRQWSFPWKATTSGSHTLTVRATDRTGTVQTEKRTPTIPDGASGWHSVVVTVQ